A DNA window from Paenibacillus sp. HWE-109 contains the following coding sequences:
- a CDS encoding DUF2829 domain-containing protein: protein MNFGQAVEALKDGKKVARIGWNGKGMFLYYVPANSYPAQTQVAKETFGDTVSYNPYFAIKNVNGTVSTWVPSINDCLAEDWEVV, encoded by the coding sequence ATGAATTTCGGACAAGCGGTTGAAGCTTTGAAAGATGGCAAGAAGGTAGCCCGTATTGGTTGGAACGGTAAAGGAATGTTTTTATACTATGTGCCTGCAAACAGTTATCCTGCACAGACACAGGTAGCTAAAGAGACTTTTGGAGATACGGTTTCATACAATCCTTATTTTGCAATTAAAAATGTAAATGGCACAGTAAGCACATGGGTTCCATCCATAAACGATTGCTTGGCTGAAGATTGGGAGGTAGTCTAA